One part of the Parasphingorhabdus sp. SCSIO 66989 genome encodes these proteins:
- a CDS encoding HEAT repeat domain-containing protein, with translation MALAANTEPAGVESYCNGTSKFVSQTNEGMMNVRIMSDDAEKEASSFSTSAMRLEELARHEDPYVREKVARNPKTPVETLMQLLEDKAPQVRAGGARNRNTPEHKLRALAKEESAYVRSAVAANPNTPIELLAKMSEDGDAIVRASAARSPSIPVKCLTYLATDGNYGVRWKVAIHTKTPPGVLAQLAYDENSWVRGGVAGNPSMAVLSILEMFAKDTEADVRMGVARNENSPVELLQKLALDEEESVRWSVAMNPKTPTQTLDVLITDNEEWVRRRARRNKRNRELVAE, from the coding sequence ATGGCGCTCGCCGCAAATACTGAGCCGGCGGGTGTGGAGAGTTATTGCAACGGGACATCGAAATTTGTTTCTCAAACCAATGAAGGAATGATGAACGTTCGCATAATGTCTGATGACGCGGAAAAGGAGGCTAGCTCTTTTTCTACGTCAGCCATGCGTCTTGAAGAGCTCGCGAGACACGAAGATCCCTATGTGAGAGAAAAAGTTGCGCGCAATCCTAAGACCCCTGTCGAAACACTGATGCAGCTGCTGGAAGACAAAGCGCCTCAAGTAAGGGCGGGCGGAGCAAGAAACCGCAACACTCCTGAACATAAACTACGTGCTTTGGCCAAAGAAGAAAGCGCTTATGTAAGGTCCGCCGTAGCAGCAAATCCAAACACTCCCATCGAACTGCTCGCCAAAATGTCAGAGGATGGGGATGCTATTGTAAGAGCAAGCGCTGCGCGTAGCCCTTCTATTCCAGTTAAATGTCTTACCTATCTCGCTACTGATGGGAATTATGGAGTGAGATGGAAAGTTGCGATACATACCAAGACACCACCAGGTGTTCTGGCGCAACTCGCGTATGACGAAAATAGTTGGGTGCGGGGCGGCGTTGCTGGTAACCCAAGCATGGCCGTCTTATCAATTTTGGAGATGTTCGCAAAAGACACAGAGGCGGATGTGCGAATGGGTGTGGCTAGGAATGAAAATTCGCCCGTGGAGCTTCTGCAAAAGCTAGCGCTTGATGAAGAGGAATCAGTGCGCTGGAGTGTCGCCATGAACCCCAAAACTCCAACGCAAACGCTTGATGTGCTCATCACTGATAATGAGGAATGGGTGCGCCGACGTGCTCGGAGAAACAAGCGAAATCGTGAGCTTGTTGCCGAATAA
- a CDS encoding M48 family metallopeptidase, whose product MSENGNITVEDFDNRPTVTMSRREIISGLATGTVVAFSGAALSGCVTNSALGRKQFLLVSDAELEQLSAASWNQLLTQNRQTNDPALRRQVAAVGDRIVRGADQRLPDFGLTQRNWEFAVFDDPTVNAWVMPGGKVGFHTGLLDVTQNDDQIATVMGHEVGHVVGRHAAERYSQQMAASSGLALANVALADNENRGLIAGILGAGVTFGVILPYSRKHEYEADRLGADFMVDANYRANEAVRFWDGMTQRSSQKPMEFMSTHPSDQSRIATMQSYITSQGYV is encoded by the coding sequence ATGAGCGAGAATGGCAACATCACCGTAGAGGATTTTGACAACCGCCCGACGGTCACAATGTCACGGCGTGAGATAATCTCCGGGCTGGCAACGGGCACGGTCGTGGCCTTTAGCGGCGCGGCGCTTTCCGGATGCGTCACCAACTCGGCGCTTGGGCGCAAGCAGTTTCTGCTGGTGTCCGATGCCGAGCTAGAACAGCTCTCCGCCGCCTCTTGGAACCAGTTGCTGACCCAGAATCGCCAGACCAATGATCCCGCGCTGCGACGCCAGGTGGCTGCGGTTGGCGATCGTATCGTGCGCGGCGCCGATCAGCGTCTGCCCGACTTCGGCCTGACCCAAAGAAACTGGGAGTTTGCCGTTTTTGACGACCCGACGGTCAACGCATGGGTGATGCCCGGCGGCAAGGTCGGGTTTCACACCGGGCTGCTCGACGTGACGCAGAATGACGATCAGATCGCGACGGTGATGGGGCATGAGGTCGGCCATGTCGTCGGCCGTCACGCCGCCGAGCGCTATTCGCAGCAAATGGCCGCGAGCAGCGGCCTGGCGCTCGCCAATGTGGCGCTGGCCGACAATGAGAATCGCGGCCTGATCGCCGGAATATTGGGCGCGGGCGTGACCTTTGGCGTCATCCTGCCCTATTCGCGCAAGCATGAATATGAAGCCGACAGGCTGGGCGCGGACTTCATGGTCGACGCCAATTACCGCGCCAATGAAGCGGTGCGCTTCTGGGACGGCATGACCCAGCGCTCAAGCCAGAAACCGATGGAATTTATGTCCACCCACCCCTCAGACCAAAGCCGCATCGCGACAATGCAGTCCTATATTACGTCGCAGGGGTATGTTTAG
- a CDS encoding helix-turn-helix transcriptional regulator, giving the protein MAIQPGFDLQKHLLIIRSTTHTQEVLDRAKDCYLEMGIVRATYHLAGKIRSPISADVQLLSFGFPHDMIERYKDPEFRKNDPIPDIVMQHGQPMTFRDAINVRKLTPEEYAFVEGMEKAGLMHAVGIPLFGRNLRNAYVSFGFTDAAPLEDEQLMAHLMAVAPLAHLQVCNILEEPLENKVTLSARESEVLGLIARGFSAPYIAKIVKVSEATVGTYIRRIFAKLEVTDKVSAVIRALEFGLLRY; this is encoded by the coding sequence ATGGCCATACAACCCGGATTTGACCTCCAAAAACACCTGCTGATCATCAGATCAACGACGCACACTCAGGAGGTTCTGGACCGGGCCAAGGACTGTTATCTTGAAATGGGCATTGTGCGTGCGACCTATCATCTGGCGGGGAAAATTCGTTCGCCCATATCGGCCGATGTCCAGCTTTTGAGCTTTGGCTTTCCGCACGATATGATTGAGCGATACAAGGATCCCGAATTTCGCAAAAACGACCCGATTCCCGATATCGTGATGCAGCATGGGCAACCCATGACCTTTCGCGATGCGATCAATGTTCGCAAACTCACGCCAGAGGAATATGCCTTTGTCGAGGGGATGGAGAAGGCCGGGCTGATGCACGCTGTCGGCATCCCCCTATTCGGGCGCAACTTACGCAATGCCTATGTATCGTTCGGCTTTACCGATGCCGCCCCATTGGAAGATGAGCAGCTTATGGCCCATTTGATGGCGGTGGCACCGCTGGCGCATTTGCAGGTGTGCAATATTCTGGAAGAACCGCTGGAGAACAAGGTAACCCTCTCGGCACGCGAAAGCGAAGTACTGGGCCTGATCGCCCGCGGCTTCTCCGCGCCCTATATCGCAAAAATCGTCAAGGTCAGCGAAGCCACGGTCGGCACCTATATCCGCCGGATATTCGCCAAGCTGGAAGTCACCGACAAGGTCAGCGCGGTGATCCGGGCGCTGGAATTTGGCTTGCTGCGCTATTGA